The proteins below are encoded in one region of Haloterrigena turkmenica DSM 5511:
- a CDS encoding SDR family oxidoreductase — translation MTGDDSRSRSDATEDGRPSAGNDRDSNLTDAASEAAERSSPIDDSVVLITGSLSGIGHATARAFRARGWRVWATSRDPADVADLEARGCRTAALDVTDGDQIRTVVDRLLAADGRIDCLVNNAGFGQAGAVEDVPDERVRAQFDVNVYGPLRLVRAVLPHMRAQRSGTIVNVSSIMGRVSYPTRGVYAGSKHALEGITDALRNEVAGFGVDVVLVEPGAVDTGFDDRLRRTDESIDRTAAYERAYAAIDRAQRRAGRFATDPADVADVIATAATATDPDHRYVVGLDARLVLLSRHLPTRLTDWLTRRLVSRIG, via the coding sequence ATGACAGGCGACGATTCCCGCTCGCGTTCTGACGCGACGGAGGACGGGCGTCCATCCGCCGGGAATGATCGCGACTCGAACCTGACGGACGCCGCGAGTGAGGCCGCCGAGCGCTCCTCGCCCATCGACGATTCGGTCGTGCTGATCACTGGAAGTTTGTCCGGCATCGGCCACGCGACGGCCCGCGCGTTCCGCGCTCGAGGCTGGCGCGTCTGGGCGACGTCTCGGGATCCGGCCGACGTGGCCGACCTCGAGGCCCGCGGCTGTCGAACCGCCGCGCTGGACGTGACCGACGGCGATCAAATCCGGACGGTCGTCGACCGCCTGCTCGCCGCGGACGGACGGATCGACTGTCTGGTCAACAACGCCGGGTTCGGGCAGGCCGGAGCCGTCGAAGACGTCCCCGACGAGCGCGTCCGCGCTCAGTTCGACGTCAACGTCTACGGTCCGCTCCGACTCGTCCGCGCCGTCCTCCCGCACATGCGCGCTCAGCGGTCCGGGACGATCGTGAACGTCTCGAGCATCATGGGTCGCGTCTCGTACCCGACGCGTGGCGTCTACGCGGGGTCGAAACACGCGCTCGAGGGGATCACCGACGCGCTCAGAAACGAGGTCGCCGGATTCGGCGTCGACGTCGTCCTCGTCGAGCCGGGAGCCGTCGATACCGGATTCGACGACCGCCTCCGGCGGACCGACGAATCGATCGACCGTACGGCGGCGTACGAGCGCGCCTACGCGGCGATCGATCGGGCGCAGCGTCGGGCCGGTCGGTTCGCGACCGACCCGGCGGACGTCGCCGACGTCATCGCAACCGCTGCGACGGCGACCGATCCCGACCACCGGTACGTCGTCGGGCTCGACGCCCGACTCGTCCTCCTTTCGCGGCACCTGCCGACGCGACTCACGGACTGGTTGACCCGACGGTTGGTCTCCCGAATCGGCTGA
- a CDS encoding mycofactocin-coupled SDR family oxidoreductase has protein sequence MPTYDFDGEVAFVTGAARGQGRSHAVAYAEHGADVVVADLAGQSGAAQYPLATEADLAETVSRVEATGQRALPVRMDVRDERDVEAAVDEALTEYGKIDILANNAGIWHVADLVELEAEHWEKTLATDLKGAWLCAKHVGTHFADRGDGGRIVSTASTAALVGTRGSGHYAAAKHGLVGLTKSLALELAEYDVTVNAVAPTGVATPLIDGILESIGEAALSRVSDASGSMNVLDEQFVDPRDVSEAFLWLSSDAARCVTGAVLPVDAGMTAK, from the coding sequence GTGCCGACCTACGACTTCGACGGCGAGGTGGCGTTCGTCACCGGGGCCGCTCGCGGACAGGGCCGCTCGCACGCGGTCGCGTACGCCGAGCACGGCGCGGACGTCGTCGTCGCGGATCTGGCCGGGCAATCGGGCGCGGCCCAGTACCCGCTCGCGACCGAGGCTGATCTCGCGGAGACTGTCAGCCGCGTCGAGGCGACCGGTCAGCGCGCCCTCCCGGTTCGGATGGATGTCCGCGACGAGCGCGACGTCGAGGCGGCCGTCGACGAGGCCCTCACCGAGTACGGCAAGATCGACATCCTCGCGAACAACGCGGGGATCTGGCACGTGGCCGACCTCGTCGAACTGGAGGCCGAGCACTGGGAGAAGACCCTCGCGACCGACCTGAAGGGCGCGTGGCTCTGTGCCAAACACGTCGGCACCCACTTCGCCGACCGCGGCGACGGTGGCCGGATCGTCTCGACGGCGTCGACCGCGGCCCTCGTCGGCACGCGGGGGTCCGGCCACTACGCCGCCGCGAAACACGGTCTCGTCGGACTGACGAAGTCGCTGGCACTCGAACTCGCGGAGTACGACGTTACGGTCAATGCCGTCGCGCCCACGGGCGTCGCCACGCCGCTGATCGACGGCATCCTCGAGTCGATCGGCGAGGCGGCGCTGTCGCGCGTCTCCGACGCCAGCGGGTCGATGAACGTCCTCGACGAGCAATTTGTCGACCCTCGAGACGTCAGCGAGGCGTTCCTGTGGCTCTCGAGCGACGCCGCCCGGTGCGTGACGGGAGCCGTCCTACCGGTCGACGCAGGAATGACCGCGAAATAA
- a CDS encoding putative quinol monooxygenase, which translates to MIVLHASFPVDPAKRDEALELVETLVEQSNQEDGMIDYRAAVDVKDENTIRFFERYEDEEALAAHNQTEHFRELEEKLPELLAGEPEVMQFEVSDATELEL; encoded by the coding sequence ATGATCGTACTCCACGCGAGCTTTCCGGTCGACCCCGCCAAGCGGGACGAGGCGCTCGAGTTAGTTGAAACGCTCGTCGAGCAGTCGAATCAGGAGGACGGAATGATCGACTACCGCGCGGCGGTCGACGTCAAAGACGAGAACACGATTCGATTCTTCGAGCGATACGAAGACGAAGAGGCACTCGCGGCGCACAACCAGACGGAACACTTCCGGGAACTGGAAGAGAAACTTCCCGAGTTGCTGGCCGGCGAGCCCGAAGTCATGCAGTTCGAAGTCAGCGACGCGACGGAACTCGAACTGTAA
- a CDS encoding mycofactocin-coupled SDR family oxidoreductase, whose protein sequence is MPEYDFSDTVAFVTGAAHGQGRSHAQYYAKHGADVVVTDIAGGMDSVPYDLGTEDELDETAGLVEDEGQEALALGVDVRDEDDVQSAVEEAVDHFGHIDVLANNAGIVTISDMVEMDELLWDEMIDTNLKGVWLCAKHVGKHFVDRGDGGKIVSTSSTAGLVGNPGAGHYSAAKHGVIGLTKTLVLELAEYDVNVNAVCPTVVGTPMITGMTEAYGEEVLEEIGELAGQFNVFEDEDPAIESRDISEAYMWLSSDAARYVTGIALPVDAGMTSK, encoded by the coding sequence ATGCCAGAATACGACTTCAGCGACACGGTGGCGTTCGTCACCGGCGCCGCGCACGGACAGGGACGATCGCACGCACAGTATTACGCGAAACACGGCGCCGACGTCGTCGTCACCGATATCGCCGGCGGAATGGATTCGGTCCCCTACGACCTCGGCACGGAGGACGAACTCGACGAGACGGCCGGTCTCGTCGAAGATGAGGGCCAAGAGGCGCTGGCACTTGGGGTAGACGTCCGCGACGAGGACGACGTCCAGTCGGCCGTGGAGGAGGCGGTCGATCACTTCGGTCACATCGACGTTCTCGCGAACAACGCGGGGATCGTGACGATATCGGACATGGTCGAGATGGACGAGCTGCTGTGGGACGAGATGATCGACACCAACCTCAAGGGCGTCTGGCTCTGCGCGAAACACGTCGGCAAACACTTCGTCGATCGCGGCGACGGCGGGAAGATCGTCTCGACGTCCTCGACGGCCGGTCTCGTCGGCAATCCCGGCGCCGGACACTATTCCGCGGCCAAACACGGCGTGATCGGACTGACGAAGACGCTGGTGCTCGAACTTGCGGAGTACGACGTCAACGTCAACGCCGTCTGTCCGACCGTCGTCGGCACGCCGATGATCACCGGCATGACCGAGGCCTACGGCGAGGAAGTGCTCGAGGAAATTGGAGAGCTGGCCGGCCAGTTCAACGTGTTCGAGGACGAGGATCCGGCGATCGAATCGCGGGACATCTCGGAAGCGTACATGTGGCTCTCGAGCGACGCCGCTCGCTACGTGACGGGCATCGCGCTCCCCGTCGACGCGGGAATGACGTCGAAATAG
- a CDS encoding mycofactocin-coupled SDR family oxidoreductase yields the protein MVQYDFDDQVAFVTGAAHGQGRSHAQHYAKHGADVVVTDIDDGMDSVPYELGTEDELEETASLVEDEGQDALAVEMDVRDEDEVEAAVDEALDEFGKIDVLANNAGIGTFGDLVEMDETMWDEMIDTNLKGVWLCSKHVGKHFVDRGDGGKIVSTSSIYGKVAGPGSGHYIAAKHGVLGLTKTLALELAEYDVNVNAVCPTGVDTPMISGVLEAYGEDVLDDVISVTGPWNLFEEGMIESRDISEAYMWLSSDAARYVTGIALPVDAGMLAK from the coding sequence ATGGTTCAGTACGATTTCGACGATCAGGTCGCATTCGTCACCGGCGCTGCACACGGGCAGGGTCGATCGCACGCCCAACACTACGCCAAACACGGTGCGGACGTGGTCGTTACCGACATCGACGACGGGATGGACTCGGTGCCGTACGAGCTCGGCACGGAGGACGAACTCGAGGAGACGGCGAGTCTCGTCGAGGACGAAGGCCAGGACGCGCTCGCGGTCGAAATGGACGTTCGCGACGAAGACGAAGTCGAAGCGGCGGTCGACGAGGCCCTCGACGAGTTCGGGAAGATCGACGTCCTCGCGAACAACGCGGGGATCGGAACCTTCGGCGATCTGGTCGAGATGGACGAGACGATGTGGGACGAGATGATCGATACCAACCTCAAAGGCGTCTGGTTGTGCTCGAAGCACGTCGGAAAACACTTCGTCGACCGCGGCGACGGCGGCAAAATCGTCTCGACATCGTCGATCTACGGGAAGGTAGCCGGTCCCGGATCCGGCCACTACATCGCCGCTAAGCACGGCGTCCTCGGGCTGACGAAGACGTTAGCGCTCGAACTCGCGGAGTACGACGTCAACGTCAACGCCGTCTGTCCGACCGGCGTCGACACGCCGATGATCAGCGGCGTGCTCGAGGCCTACGGCGAAGACGTCCTCGACGACGTGATCAGTGTCACTGGCCCGTGGAACCTCTTCGAGGAGGGAATGATCGAGTCACGGGACATCAGCGAGGCCTATATGTGGCTCTCGAGCGACGCGGCCCGCTACGTCACCGGCATCGCGCTGCCGGTCGACGCGGGAATGCTCGCAAAGTAA
- a CDS encoding mycofactocin-coupled SDR family oxidoreductase, whose product MPTYDFDDTVAFVTGAARGQGESHAVNYAKHGADVVITDICENIDTNPYELGTRDELEDTASRIEDEGGNALVLEMDVREEDEVESAVDEALDEFGKIDVLANNAGIFNASDLVEMDEAMWDDMIDTNLKGVWLCSKHVGKHFVDRGDGGKIVSTSSTAGLTGALSSGHYAATKHGVIGLTKTLALELAEYDVNVNAVCPTGVDTRMISGYTEAYGEEMLEEMGEMTGPFNLFGDGGMIESQEISEAYLWLSSDAARYVTGVALPVDAGYTAK is encoded by the coding sequence ATGCCAACGTACGACTTCGATGACACGGTGGCGTTCGTCACCGGCGCCGCCCGCGGTCAGGGAGAATCGCACGCAGTAAACTACGCCAAACACGGCGCAGATGTCGTCATCACGGACATCTGCGAAAACATCGATACGAACCCGTACGAGCTCGGAACGCGGGACGAACTCGAGGACACGGCGAGTCGGATCGAAGACGAGGGCGGGAACGCACTCGTCCTCGAGATGGACGTCCGCGAGGAAGACGAGGTCGAGTCGGCCGTCGACGAGGCGCTCGACGAGTTCGGGAAGATCGACGTCCTCGCGAACAACGCGGGGATTTTCAACGCCTCGGACCTAGTGGAGATGGACGAGGCGATGTGGGACGACATGATCGACACCAATCTCAAGGGCGTCTGGTTGTGCTCGAAACACGTCGGGAAACACTTCGTCGACCGCGGCGACGGCGGCAAGATCGTCTCGACGTCCTCGACGGCCGGGCTGACGGGCGCGCTGTCCTCGGGTCACTACGCGGCGACCAAACACGGCGTCATCGGGCTGACCAAGACGCTGGCGCTGGAACTCGCGGAGTACGACGTTAACGTCAACGCCGTCTGTCCGACCGGCGTCGACACGCGGATGATCTCGGGGTACACGGAGGCTTACGGCGAAGAGATGCTCGAGGAGATGGGGGAGATGACCGGTCCGTTCAACCTCTTCGGCGACGGCGGCATGATCGAGTCCCAAGAAATAAGCGAGGCGTACCTGTGGCTGTCCAGCGATGCGGCCCGGTACGTCACCGGCGTTGCGCTCCCCGTAGATGCCGGGTACACGGCGAAATAA
- a CDS encoding ATP-binding protein → MTDHDHADVSTAPTTARDASASRTFPFTAIVDQEEMKRALVLNAINPAIGGVLLRGERGTAKSTAVRALAEVLPDLEVVADCPYGCPPDVPAEMCGSCRERADAGAELPVETRSMQVVDLPLNASEDRVVGSIDLERAVQAGEREFEPGILAEANRNVLYVDEVNLLDDHLVDVLLDAAAMGENVVEREGVSYRHPAEFILVGTMNPEEGDLRPQLLDRFGLVVDIEGVSEADDRVEISQRRAAFEADPEGFRERFADEQRDLRERIAAARDRLDTVEVPEDVARLIAGVNVELDIDGHRGDITLRRAARTLAALEGESTVTPRLVRRVTRTALDHRLKRLPFEEEETDAMAAFHDVRAELGLED, encoded by the coding sequence ATGACCGATCACGACCACGCCGACGTCTCGACCGCACCGACGACCGCCCGCGACGCGAGCGCATCGCGAACGTTCCCGTTTACCGCCATCGTCGACCAGGAGGAGATGAAGCGGGCGCTCGTACTCAACGCGATCAACCCTGCCATCGGCGGCGTTCTCCTCCGGGGGGAGCGCGGGACGGCGAAGTCGACCGCCGTCCGCGCGCTCGCCGAGGTACTGCCGGACCTCGAGGTCGTCGCGGACTGTCCGTACGGCTGTCCGCCCGACGTTCCGGCAGAGATGTGCGGCTCGTGTCGCGAACGCGCCGACGCCGGCGCGGAACTCCCTGTCGAGACGCGGTCGATGCAGGTGGTGGACCTCCCGCTGAACGCCTCCGAGGACCGCGTCGTCGGTTCGATCGACCTCGAGCGGGCGGTCCAGGCCGGCGAGCGCGAGTTCGAGCCCGGCATTCTGGCCGAGGCTAACAGAAACGTACTGTACGTCGACGAGGTGAACCTGCTCGACGACCACCTCGTCGACGTGTTACTCGACGCGGCCGCCATGGGCGAAAACGTCGTCGAGCGCGAAGGCGTGTCGTACCGTCATCCGGCGGAGTTCATCCTCGTGGGGACGATGAACCCCGAGGAGGGCGACCTTCGACCCCAGCTGCTCGATCGATTCGGTCTCGTCGTCGATATCGAGGGAGTCAGCGAGGCAGACGACCGCGTCGAGATCAGCCAGCGACGCGCGGCCTTCGAGGCCGACCCCGAGGGCTTCCGCGAGCGGTTCGCCGACGAGCAACGCGACCTCCGGGAGCGCATTGCGGCCGCTCGTGACCGACTCGACACCGTCGAGGTGCCCGAGGACGTCGCCAGACTCATCGCCGGCGTGAACGTGGAACTGGACATCGACGGCCACCGCGGCGATATCACGCTCCGCCGGGCGGCGCGGACGCTCGCGGCGCTGGAGGGCGAGTCGACGGTCACTCCCCGCCTCGTCAGGCGAGTCACGCGAACGGCGCTCGACCACCGACTCAAGCGGCTCCCGTTCGAAGAGGAGGAAACGGACGCGATGGCGGCCTTTCACGACGTTCGTGCGGAACTGGGACTCGAGGACTGA
- a CDS encoding VWA domain-containing protein — MAGSYPFAALVDQRPMKRALALAAVSPEIRGVLLRGERGTAKSTAVRALADLLPERAVVADCPYGCPSGAPAGLCDSCRERVDAGENLPTETRPMRVVDLPLNASEDRVVGSIDLERAVQAGEREFEPGILAEANRNVLYVDEVNLLDDHIVDVLLDAAAMGENVVERDGVSHRHPAEFILVGTMNPEEGDLRPQLLDRFDLVVAVTASDDPDDRVEIARRREAFEADPEGFRERFADEQCDLRERIAAARDRLPAMTIDDEVLSSAAYEAVRRRAHGLRADVAVNRTARAIAALEGDEAVTEAHVTEAQYFAFPHRVEGVPEMNFGEGVLGEQGDDEAEGSDNETDRESDEDRDAAAAAGGIPIRGDEASYPVDRTAIQPPRDRTMREALARRTPSKVDVRSGRYVRARDSESVDDVAIDATLRAAAPHQPARRETDDSSSGIAIEPKDLRQKIRERRAEALVVFVVDASGSVMSGRQMFETKRGILSLVEDAYRARDRVAVVVFREEGAFTLVEPTRNLSAARRAVSKLTVGGNTPLAHGLVEAYELVERERRRDEDLYPLVVLFSDGQTNVEFREDGDAKRDAFEAAAMFADADVPSVFVDTGYQIDTTPDEIWTERKAERIKRKRVERNLDYAAAMDADYLPLVDLPRDTVLPDDVEVPSA; from the coding sequence ATGGCCGGATCGTATCCGTTCGCCGCGCTCGTCGATCAGCGACCGATGAAGCGAGCGCTCGCTCTCGCCGCCGTGAGTCCGGAGATCCGCGGTGTTCTCCTTCGGGGCGAGCGCGGGACGGCGAAATCGACCGCCGTCCGCGCGCTCGCCGATCTCCTCCCCGAGCGAGCCGTCGTCGCGGACTGCCCGTACGGCTGTCCGTCCGGCGCGCCGGCAGGGCTGTGCGACTCGTGTCGCGAGCGCGTCGACGCCGGCGAGAATCTCCCGACGGAGACGCGGCCGATGCGGGTGGTGGATCTCCCGCTGAACGCCTCCGAGGACCGCGTCGTCGGCTCGATCGATCTCGAGCGAGCGGTTCAGGCCGGCGAGCGCGAGTTCGAACCGGGCATTCTGGCCGAAGCGAATCGGAACGTGCTGTACGTCGACGAGGTGAACCTGCTCGACGACCACATCGTCGACGTGTTGCTCGACGCGGCCGCCATGGGAGAAAACGTCGTCGAACGCGACGGCGTCTCTCACCGACACCCGGCGGAGTTCATCCTCGTGGGGACGATGAATCCCGAGGAGGGCGATCTCCGGCCACAACTCCTCGACCGGTTCGATCTCGTCGTCGCCGTGACCGCGAGCGACGACCCGGACGACCGCGTCGAAATCGCCCGGCGGCGCGAGGCCTTCGAGGCCGACCCCGAGGGCTTCCGCGAGCGGTTCGCCGACGAGCAGTGCGACCTTCGCGAGCGCATCGCGGCCGCTCGAGACCGACTCCCAGCCATGACTATCGACGACGAGGTGCTCTCGAGCGCCGCCTACGAGGCGGTCCGACGGCGCGCACACGGTCTTCGGGCCGACGTGGCGGTCAACCGCACCGCCCGCGCCATCGCCGCGCTCGAGGGCGACGAGGCTGTGACCGAGGCGCACGTGACCGAGGCCCAGTACTTCGCGTTCCCCCACCGGGTCGAGGGCGTCCCGGAGATGAACTTCGGCGAGGGCGTCCTCGGCGAGCAGGGCGACGACGAGGCGGAGGGCAGCGATAATGAGACCGACCGAGAGTCGGACGAGGATCGGGACGCCGCCGCCGCGGCCGGTGGGATCCCGATCCGCGGCGACGAAGCATCGTATCCGGTCGATCGGACGGCGATCCAGCCGCCGCGGGATCGTACCATGCGCGAGGCACTCGCGCGGCGGACGCCGTCGAAGGTCGACGTTCGGAGCGGGCGATACGTCCGCGCTCGGGACAGCGAGTCCGTCGACGACGTGGCGATCGACGCGACGCTCCGGGCCGCCGCCCCGCACCAGCCCGCCCGCCGGGAGACCGACGACTCGTCTTCGGGAATCGCCATCGAACCCAAGGATCTGCGCCAGAAGATCCGCGAGCGCCGGGCCGAGGCCCTCGTCGTGTTCGTCGTCGACGCCAGCGGCAGCGTGATGAGCGGGCGGCAGATGTTCGAGACGAAGCGGGGGATCCTCTCGCTCGTCGAGGACGCCTACCGCGCCCGCGATCGCGTCGCGGTCGTCGTCTTCCGCGAGGAGGGCGCGTTCACGCTCGTCGAACCCACCCGGAACCTCTCGGCGGCGCGACGGGCGGTCTCGAAGTTGACTGTCGGCGGCAACACGCCGCTGGCGCACGGCCTCGTCGAGGCGTACGAACTCGTCGAGCGCGAACGCCGCCGGGACGAGGACCTGTATCCGCTAGTCGTGCTGTTTTCGGACGGCCAGACGAACGTCGAATTCCGGGAGGACGGCGACGCGAAGCGCGACGCGTTCGAGGCCGCGGCCATGTTCGCGGACGCGGACGTTCCGTCGGTCTTCGTCGATACCGGCTACCAGATCGACACCACGCCGGACGAGATCTGGACCGAGCGCAAGGCCGAGCGCATCAAGCGAAAGCGCGTCGAGCGGAACCTCGACTACGCGGCGGCCATGGATGCGGACTACCTTCCGCTGGTCGACCTCCCGCGTGACACCGTGTTACCGGACGACGTCGAGGTGCCGTCGGCGTGA
- a CDS encoding oxidoreductase produces the protein MSELLFTPKSIGPVTVPNRTVFLAHETGFAEDGLPTERDAAYYEARARGGVGLIVGPSSMLVHPSSSNPMYATGYDPEVIPRLEMIADACHEHGTKVFAQLQHTGGEDSGEYAMRETWAPSAVPTQYGYEMPKRMEIEDIEEIKLGFAKTAEHVKRGGLDGVELKAGHDGILRQFISPKYNRREDKYGGSVENRVRLVNEVVEAIRDRVGDEFPIGVRLTLDEMEDGGYDYEYAVEVMRHLNPDIDFVDSDIATISKLYITDAPMHAPLGYTQEYYGGAREILDVPIIASGRINDLTKGNDILEEGRADFVGMCRQLICDADTVRKVRRGADDEVTHCIACNQNCLGGIHTNGHVGCIQTPRSGRETNIPHIEDVDEAPSERRILVVGGGPAGLSFAVTAADLGHRVTLREKEDTLGGQSNIATEIDSRREFGDAVRNLLNQLENRDVTVERGVEVSPSDVDDERWDDVVVATGAREQSPQFEGRNVHRSWDVLRGETVGESVIVFDTNKHAAGVGLAEQLAVDGHDVTLVTTSYHPGDRLEGTNVPPFLETLYEHDAELIEHTTIIGFQDGEAQLLNVYSEEMTTMTADSLVVAARREARTGLADALRERVDDPDSVHRIGDCVAPRLIDKAIFDGEMLARRVGE, from the coding sequence ATGAGTGAACTGCTCTTCACACCGAAGTCGATCGGCCCCGTAACCGTCCCGAATCGGACGGTCTTTCTCGCCCACGAGACGGGGTTCGCCGAGGACGGGCTCCCGACGGAGCGCGACGCGGCGTACTATGAGGCCCGGGCTCGAGGGGGCGTCGGGCTCATCGTCGGCCCCTCGAGCATGCTCGTCCACCCAAGCTCCTCGAACCCGATGTACGCGACAGGGTACGATCCCGAGGTTATCCCGCGCCTCGAGATGATCGCCGACGCCTGTCACGAACACGGAACGAAGGTGTTCGCTCAGCTCCAGCACACGGGCGGCGAGGACTCGGGCGAGTACGCGATGCGCGAGACGTGGGCGCCCTCGGCGGTGCCCACCCAGTACGGCTACGAGATGCCGAAACGGATGGAGATCGAGGACATCGAGGAGATCAAACTCGGGTTCGCGAAGACCGCCGAGCACGTGAAACGCGGCGGGCTCGACGGCGTCGAACTGAAGGCCGGGCACGACGGCATCCTCCGGCAGTTCATCTCGCCGAAGTACAACCGCCGCGAGGACAAGTACGGCGGCTCGGTCGAGAATCGGGTCCGCCTCGTCAACGAGGTCGTCGAGGCCATCCGCGACCGCGTCGGCGACGAGTTCCCGATCGGCGTCCGGCTTACGCTCGACGAGATGGAAGACGGCGGCTACGACTACGAGTACGCGGTCGAGGTCATGCGTCATCTCAACCCGGACATCGACTTCGTCGACTCCGACATCGCCACCATCTCGAAGCTCTACATCACCGACGCCCCGATGCACGCGCCCCTGGGATACACTCAGGAGTACTACGGCGGAGCCCGGGAGATACTCGACGTCCCGATCATCGCCTCGGGCCGGATCAACGACCTGACGAAGGGAAACGACATCCTCGAGGAGGGGCGGGCCGATTTCGTCGGGATGTGTCGCCAGCTCATCTGCGACGCCGACACCGTCCGCAAGGTTCGTCGGGGTGCCGACGACGAAGTGACCCACTGCATCGCCTGCAACCAGAACTGCCTCGGGGGGATCCACACGAATGGCCACGTCGGCTGCATCCAGACGCCGCGCTCCGGACGGGAGACGAACATTCCGCACATCGAGGACGTCGACGAAGCGCCGTCGGAGCGGCGGATCCTCGTCGTCGGCGGCGGGCCGGCCGGCCTCTCGTTCGCGGTGACCGCCGCGGACCTCGGCCATCGGGTGACCCTCCGGGAGAAAGAGGACACCCTCGGCGGGCAGTCGAACATCGCCACGGAGATCGACTCCCGCCGCGAGTTCGGCGACGCCGTCCGCAACCTGCTGAACCAGCTCGAGAACCGCGACGTCACCGTCGAGCGGGGCGTCGAAGTCTCCCCCAGCGACGTCGACGACGAGCGGTGGGACGATGTCGTCGTCGCGACCGGCGCTCGCGAGCAGTCGCCGCAGTTCGAGGGGCGAAACGTCCACCGATCGTGGGACGTGCTTCGGGGCGAGACCGTCGGCGAGTCGGTCATCGTCTTCGACACCAACAAGCACGCCGCCGGCGTCGGCCTCGCCGAACAGTTGGCGGTCGACGGCCACGACGTGACGCTGGTGACGACCTCCTACCACCCCGGCGATCGCCTCGAGGGGACGAACGTGCCACCGTTCCTCGAGACGCTGTACGAGCACGACGCGGAGCTGATCGAGCACACGACCATCATCGGCTTCCAGGACGGAGAGGCCCAGCTGTTGAACGTCTATTCGGAGGAGATGACGACGATGACGGCCGACTCGCTGGTCGTCGCGGCGCGCCGGGAGGCCCGGACCGGGCTCGCAGACGCGTTGCGCGAACGGGTCGACGATCCCGACTCGGTTCACCGGATCGGCGACTGCGTCGCGCCGCGGCTCATCGACAAGGCGATCTTCGACGGCGAGATGCTCGCACGGAGGGTGGGCGAATGA
- a CDS encoding electron transfer flavoprotein subunit alpha/FixB family protein, translating into MTGPIWAVPGSSDDPTVAEANRLADRLEAEGATEERPRVVGIAFDGLVETDAPAIGRADEVVRLVREGGAFRSGSAGVDARADALRSLSRAAGNGDGDASGDGEQSDVSTGGRERPTAVLFPSTPDGDELAAVTARRLRGGCVTDCLLRVREGELRAGRTAYEGRAYAEISFERGPPVVSLNADVLESPPDSGPDEAPPERTHRVDLEGDEAIRRVDTLEVPERDLTRAPRIVAGGYGLGGPEGFDAIEKLADSLGASVGASRPPADEGWVPYDRQIGVTGKEIDVDLYVPCAISGDSYHMRSVNADHLVPINVDPDAPIFNVADLGIVGDVFEYGPVIAEAIRAASDDAGTDTDVAGPEEVTR; encoded by the coding sequence ATGACGGGGCCGATCTGGGCAGTCCCGGGATCGAGCGACGACCCGACGGTCGCCGAGGCGAACCGGCTTGCCGATCGCCTCGAGGCGGAGGGGGCGACCGAGGAGCGCCCGCGCGTGGTCGGCATCGCCTTCGACGGACTCGTCGAGACGGACGCGCCGGCGATCGGTCGGGCCGACGAAGTGGTTCGCCTCGTCCGCGAGGGGGGCGCGTTCCGGTCGGGATCGGCGGGCGTCGATGCGCGAGCGGACGCGCTCCGGTCGCTCTCCCGTGCCGCGGGGAATGGAGACGGTGACGCGTCTGGCGACGGAGAGCAAAGCGACGTCTCTACCGGCGGGCGAGAACGACCGACGGCCGTCCTGTTCCCGAGCACGCCCGACGGCGACGAACTCGCGGCCGTGACGGCGCGCAGGCTCCGCGGCGGCTGCGTCACCGACTGCCTGCTCCGCGTTCGGGAGGGCGAGCTCCGCGCCGGACGGACCGCCTACGAGGGGCGGGCCTACGCGGAAATATCGTTCGAGCGGGGGCCGCCGGTCGTCTCGCTGAACGCGGACGTCCTCGAGTCGCCGCCCGACTCCGGCCCCGACGAGGCGCCGCCGGAACGGACCCACCGGGTCGACCTCGAGGGTGACGAGGCGATCAGGCGCGTCGACACGCTCGAGGTGCCCGAACGGGATCTCACTCGCGCGCCGCGGATCGTCGCGGGCGGCTACGGTCTCGGCGGTCCCGAGGGGTTCGACGCGATCGAGAAGTTGGCGGACTCGCTCGGCGCGTCCGTCGGCGCCTCCCGGCCGCCGGCCGACGAGGGGTGGGTCCCCTACGACCGCCAGATCGGCGTGACGGGGAAAGAGATCGACGTCGATCTCTACGTCCCGTGTGCGATCTCTGGGGACTCCTACCACATGCGCTCGGTCAACGCCGACCACCTCGTACCGATCAACGTCGATCCGGACGCCCCCATCTTCAACGTCGCCGACCTCGGCATCGTCGGCGACGTCTTCGAGTACGGACCGGTCATCGCCGAAGCGATCAGGGCGGCGAGCGACGACGCGGGAACCGACACCGACGTCGCCGGTCCCGAGGAGGTGACGCGATGA